ACTTTGATCCCCCGTACCAAGGAGCGGAAAAATTCGCGCCTGCCCATGGCAGCCGGGGCTGCGTGGGATGCCTGGCCTTCTCGATGCTTTGGGGCCGGAGCCGGTGTAAGGGTAGTCCCCTGCACCAGACGATCGTGTGGCAGGCCCAGGGCCGCCAGGGTCCTTTGTGCCCAGGCAAAGGAAGCCTTAAAAAGCTCCTGCCCCTTCTCTCCCCAGGGACAGGCAGAGCAATCCTCGGGCCGGTAGCGAAACCCTGTTTTGCCCCTTGCGGCCAGGGCGACCATTATTTCCGGAGCCACTGCCCCCAGGCAGGGAACCATAAAAAAGCCTTGCGGCAGGCTCTTTTCCCGACCCCGGGTGCAGGAAAAAATTACTTGCCCGGTGGCAGCAATAATCTCCTGACCCCGGGCGAGAATGAAGGCGTGGGTTTGCTCTGGATCTTCCAGGGCCCCGGTAGGGCAGGCCACGGCACAAAGGCCGCAGCGCCGGCACTCTTTCAACCCGGGCCGGCCGTTTTGCAGCTCAATCCCATCAACCGGGCAGACCTCCAGGCACTTCTGACAGGTCGCCCAGGGCGACAGGGTGCGGATACATTTTTCAGCACGCAAGCGTACCTGACCCAGCCCCGTCAAGGCGCTGGCAAGGGTTTCGAGATCCAGTTTCCCCACCCCCAATTCCTGTATAAAAGCGGGCCTCATCCAGCCCGCTTTTCATTAACTCCTCAATTTATATTATCGTACTTTCCTGCCTGATGGTCAAGGAGTGGGAAGGAACTGTAACCGGCCCGTCAATAGCCGGGCCATTTCACCAGAAGCGTGAGATTAATTTAGTCTACTATATCTTCCCCAGCCATCTCCGCCAGCATGCGTTCTTGAAAATAATTATCTTCGGCAGGATTATAGTGGTTACCCTGCAAATTTTTCAGTAACTCCTGGCGTTCTTCATTGCTTAAAAAACTACTGATAGCTTTTAATTCCCCAGGCAGGATTTCCTTAAATATAAAGAGTAACTTTTCTGTCCTGTTATCCCTCAAAAAACCGCGCACTTCATCCCATACTGACTCGCCAGCAAAATTCATTTACATCAACCCCCGTAAGTTATAAATTCAAATAAAGCTTTAGCAGCTGCTTCCGGGCCTTTTATTTCATATCCGTGCAGGCCCAACTGGGTACGTAACTGCCCTATTTTGACACCCCTGGCAAGCATCTGGCTAAAATATTGTCTGGCCAGAGCATCATGCTGGTCCCGCTTCTGGGGGGCACCAAAGGGGTTGGCAAAATAAGTATGCACCAGACCTTCTTCATCAGTGGTACCCTTGGAAAGCCGGGCACCCTCGCTAAAGACCTCCAGGGCTGTATCGACGTCATTAAACAACTCTATATGGGGATGCTTGTTATCTACCGGTTCATAATTATTAGCGTACAGGAATAGATCTACAGGATACCCCCTGGTAACTTCCTGGTAGTTAGTAATGGGGATTACCAGGCGGGCGTTTTTTTTATGAGGGTTCATGAAGATACTGCGGTCAATCTCCGCATAGGGAAAACCCGGGGCTAAATCATCCAGGCGGACAAAGGCGCCAATTTCTGTCCCGATGCCCACCACCTCTCCTTCAGGGGTTATCCTTAAGGATCCCATATCATCAAAAATAACTGTTAAGCGACGCATATAGTCCGTGGCCAGAACGCGAAAGGCTTCCAGGGATTCTGATTTGCCAGCACCGCTATCACCGACCAGGACCACGTTGGCACTAGCCCCTGTCCGTAAAACAATTCGCGCCATAGCACCATGAACAGGTAAATAACCATGCTCAATGGCAATAAGGTTATGCAGGGTTAAAACCATCTTTTTAAAATAACCAAAGTAGTCAACATCATCAGTTCGCCCGATCAGTCCTAATACTATACCCGCCTGCCGGTCTTCATAGTATACTGTCTGGCGCTTACCCAACAGTTCCGGCTCAACTCCGAAAATCAGGATGGCTTCTGGTCGTCGACCTTGAATTTCAGCTGGCTCAGCTAATTCAAACAGGTTGGCGAGACTGAGACCCAGGGGTAAATACCGTTTATGAAAATAGATAAAGGTTAACAAATCCCCTACTTTAGCCGGATAGCAAAGCCAATCCCTGGCTTCCAATTGACTATGCTTGAGGGGATTATGGGACACCGGCATAAACATACCCTTGCGGTAATTGCGTTTGGGGTAATATACCAGCGGCGGTTCGATAACTACCAGCTGGATAAAAGGTATCGCCTGCAACTGTCGGTATTCTTCCCCGGGAATATCCCAGGCAATTTTATCAGCCAGTATTCCTGCTCCTGCTCCGCAGGGTAGTTGCCGGTATACCCGGGGGAGTTTTTCCATTAAATTGGCCCCGATTTTCCGGTAAATTTCCAGTACCAGGTTGGTAAAGCGCTCATTAAGTTCAATAAACTTATGATGATCACTGGCAGTTTCTCCTGCCTGGTGGCAACCATCATCAACAATCAGGAAACGGGCATATTTCCGCCAATAATTGTAAAGCTTTTCCGCAAAATCATATAGCATTGTCTTTCTAGCCAAAACAGAATTGAAAGCAGGATAACGTTTGCTAATTTCATCTGGCCGGTATTCAGTAAGAAGCAAAAGTAAATCGGCAAGGGCCTCCTTATCCCACAGGTTGCTGGCACCAGCACCGCTACCTTGCTTACCAGCAGGTGTTCTCAGGAAAGGTTTTATAGCCT
This Moorella sp. E308F DNA region includes the following protein-coding sequences:
- a CDS encoding phosphoenolpyruvate carboxykinase; translated protein: MTEWEQHHVIVLGPNICETASDIFKSPIFHRILASFIEDLEQHQAPELEAIKPFLRTPAGKQGSGAGASNLWDKEALADLLLLLTEYRPDEISKRYPAFNSVLARKTMLYDFAEKLYNYWRKYARFLIVDDGCHQAGETASDHHKFIELNERFTNLVLEIYRKIGANLMEKLPRVYRQLPCGAGAGILADKIAWDIPGEEYRQLQAIPFIQLVVIEPPLVYYPKRNYRKGMFMPVSHNPLKHSQLEARDWLCYPAKVGDLLTFIYFHKRYLPLGLSLANLFELAEPAEIQGRRPEAILIFGVEPELLGKRQTVYYEDRQAGIVLGLIGRTDDVDYFGYFKKMVLTLHNLIAIEHGYLPVHGAMARIVLRTGASANVVLVGDSGAGKSESLEAFRVLATDYMRRLTVIFDDMGSLRITPEGEVVGIGTEIGAFVRLDDLAPGFPYAEIDRSIFMNPHKKNARLVIPITNYQEVTRGYPVDLFLYANNYEPVDNKHPHIELFNDVDTALEVFSEGARLSKGTTDEEGLVHTYFANPFGAPQKRDQHDALARQYFSQMLARGVKIGQLRTQLGLHGYEIKGPEAAAKALFEFITYGG
- a CDS encoding DUF362 domain-containing protein, whose product is MGKLDLETLASALTGLGQVRLRAEKCIRTLSPWATCQKCLEVCPVDGIELQNGRPGLKECRRCGLCAVACPTGALEDPEQTHAFILARGQEIIAATGQVIFSCTRGREKSLPQGFFMVPCLGAVAPEIMVALAARGKTGFRYRPEDCSACPWGEKGQELFKASFAWAQRTLAALGLPHDRLVQGTTLTPAPAPKHREGQASHAAPAAMGRREFFRSLVRGIKVPGVKAATPAPGPGKKQAVFPGERMSILREALQRVRPETGYPTRARLPLASLELAGPCYLCNICSRLCPAGALTLGEGELRFIPARCNHCGLCLAVCPQHSLTWGEDMAIEAVADEATFNLATAREHLCATCGETFQASAGATECLRCYLTRNLPGPG